From one Lycium ferocissimum isolate CSIRO_LF1 chromosome 7, AGI_CSIRO_Lferr_CH_V1, whole genome shotgun sequence genomic stretch:
- the LOC132064943 gene encoding methyl jasmonate esterase 1-like, translating to MEKNNFLTSLVLILLLSDVNASMSRPKWPKTSKHFVLVHGACHGAWSWYKIMGLIETSGHNVTALDLGASGVNPKQVLEVPHLSDYFSPLMEFMASLPAHEKVILVGHSLGGFAISKAMESFPEKISVAVFVTALMPGPTLNATTIFTDMPSRGAISAPDNRITYDNGPTNPPTTFSFGLEYLASYLYQLSPIQDWALATTVVRPLYLYSLDDMSKEIVLSNKKYGSVRRVFIVADEDKTLPKEFQQWMIEKNPPDEVEEISGSDHMPMVSKPLELFTLLLNIAYK from the exons ATGGAGAAAAACAACTTTCTAACAAGTCTTGTTCTAATACTTCTGTTGTCAGATGTAAATGCATCAATGTCGAGGCCTAAATGGCCTAAAACTAGCAAGCACTTTGTGCTAGTTCACGGGGCTTGCCATGGAGCTTGGTCTTGGTACAAGATTATGGGGTTGATAGAAACTTCAGGGCATAATGTAACAGCTCTTGACTTGGGTGCTTCAGGGGTCAACCCGAAACAGGTCCTCGAAGTCCCACATTTATCGGATTACTTTAGTCCACTAATGGAGTTCATGGCTTCTCTTCCTGCACATGAAAAAGTAATTCTTGTAGGCCATAGCCTTGGTGGATTCGCCATTTCTAAGGCCATGGAAAGCTTTCCAGAAAAGATTTCAGTTGCTGTATTTGTAACTGCTCTAATGCCTGGTCCAACTCTCAATGCAACTACCATCTTTACTGATATG CCATCCAGGGGAGCAATATCTGCACCTGATAATCGTATTACATACGATAATGGACCTACAAATCCTCCAACAACCTTCAGCTTTGGTCTGGAGTACTTGGCTAGTTATCTTTATCAGCTGAGCCCAATTCAG GATTGGGCACTGGCTACTACAGTAGTAAGGCCATTATACTTATACAGTTTGGATGACATGTCAAAGGAGATAGTTCTTTCAAACAAAAAGTATGGATCAGTTAGGCGAGTGTTCATTGTGGCCGATGAAGATAAAACTCTACCTAAGGAATTTCAACAGTGGATGATTGAAAAGAATCCACCAGATGAAGTGGAAGAGATCTCAGGCTCTGATCACATGCCCATGGTGTCTAAACCCCTTGAACTTTTTACTCTTCTTCTGAACATTGCTTACAAGTGA